A window of the Streptomyces sp. NBC_00250 genome harbors these coding sequences:
- a CDS encoding decaprenylphospho-beta-D-erythro-pentofuranosid-2-ulose 2-reductase, giving the protein MKDAFGAPQSLLVLGGTSEIGLATARRLIARRTRTVWLAGRPSPALTAAADSLRALGADVHTVPFDALDPESHEERLGKIFTEGDIDMVLLAFGVLGDQARDESDPVAAVRVAQTNYTGAVSAGLVCAGALQAQGHGSLVVLSSVAGERARRADFIYGSSKAGLDAFAQGLGDALHGTGVHVMVVRPGFVRSKMTAGLAEGPLATTPEAVAGAIELGLRRRSETVWVPGALRMVMAAVRHVPRPLFRRLPV; this is encoded by the coding sequence ATGAAGGACGCCTTCGGTGCCCCGCAGTCCCTGCTCGTCCTCGGCGGCACCTCCGAGATCGGGCTCGCCACCGCCCGCCGACTGATCGCCCGCCGGACCCGTACCGTCTGGCTGGCCGGTCGCCCCTCCCCCGCGCTCACCGCCGCGGCCGACTCGCTGCGGGCGCTCGGCGCGGACGTGCACACGGTCCCCTTCGACGCGCTCGACCCCGAGTCGCACGAGGAGCGGCTCGGCAAGATCTTCACCGAGGGCGACATCGACATGGTGCTGCTCGCCTTCGGGGTCCTCGGCGACCAGGCGCGCGACGAGTCCGACCCGGTCGCGGCCGTGCGCGTCGCGCAGACCAACTACACGGGCGCCGTCTCGGCGGGGCTGGTGTGCGCGGGCGCGCTCCAGGCACAGGGGCACGGCTCGCTGGTCGTGCTGTCCTCGGTGGCGGGCGAGCGGGCCCGCCGCGCCGACTTCATCTACGGCTCGTCGAAGGCGGGGCTCGACGCCTTCGCCCAGGGCCTCGGGGACGCGCTGCACGGCACGGGGGTGCACGTCATGGTCGTACGGCCCGGGTTCGTGCGCTCGAAGATGACGGCCGGGCTCGCGGAGGGGCCTCTCGCGACCACGCCGGAGGCGGTCGCGGGGGCGATCGAGCTGGGGCTGCGGCGCCGCTCGGAGACTGTGTGGGTGCCGGGGGCGCTACGGATGGTGATGGCGGCCGTACGGCACGTCCCGAGGCCGCTGTTCCGGCGGCTGCCGGTGTGA
- a CDS encoding 2'-5' RNA ligase family protein: MGTVTLGVSIAVPEPYGSLLQERRAGFGDPAAHGIPTHVTLVPPTEVAEERLPEIEAHLAGVAAGCQPFPVRLKGTGTFRPLSPVVFVKLKEGVPLCNRLQHRIRDEAGPLARELQFPYHPHVTVAHAISEEGMDRAYEELAGYEAAWTCRSFALYEQGADGVWRKLYDYEFGSGRPISAVPAQAGSPVDTPTATPAG; this comes from the coding sequence GTGGGGACCGTAACGCTCGGCGTTTCGATCGCGGTCCCGGAGCCCTACGGCAGCCTGCTCCAGGAGCGGCGCGCCGGCTTCGGGGATCCGGCCGCGCACGGCATCCCCACGCACGTGACGCTCGTCCCGCCGACCGAGGTCGCCGAGGAGCGGCTGCCCGAGATCGAGGCGCACCTCGCCGGTGTCGCCGCGGGCTGCCAGCCGTTCCCGGTGCGGCTGAAGGGCACCGGGACCTTCCGGCCGCTCTCTCCGGTCGTCTTCGTGAAGCTGAAGGAGGGCGTGCCCCTCTGCAACCGGCTCCAGCACCGGATCCGGGACGAGGCGGGCCCGCTCGCGCGCGAGCTGCAGTTCCCGTACCACCCGCACGTCACCGTGGCGCACGCCATCTCCGAGGAGGGGATGGACCGGGCGTACGAAGAGCTCGCCGGGTACGAGGCGGCCTGGACCTGCCGTTCCTTCGCGCTGTACGAGCAGGGTGCGGACGGCGTGTGGCGGAAGCTCTACGACTACGAGTTCGGCAGCGGACGCCCGATCTCGGCGGTCCCGGCGCAGGCCGGCAGCCCGGTCGACACCCCGACGGCCACCCCGGCCGGCTGA
- the trpS gene encoding tryptophan--tRNA ligase, whose product MASDSPRVLSGIQPTAGSFHLGNYLGAVRQWVALQETHDAFYMVVDLHAITVPQDPAELRANTRLAAAQLLAAGLDPERCTLFVQSHVPEHAQLGWVMNCLTGFGEASRMTQFKDKSAKQGADRATVGLFTYPILQVADILLYQANQVPVGEDQRQHIELTRDLAERFNGRFGETFTIPAPYILKETAKIYDLQDPSIKMSKSASTPKGLINLLDDPKVTAKKVKSAVTDTETVIRFDPENKAGVSNLLSILSTLTGTSVADLETSYEGKMYGALKTDLAEVMVDFVTPFRTRTQEYLDDPETLDSVLAKGAEKARAVAAETLAQTYERMGFLPAKH is encoded by the coding sequence ATGGCCTCTGACAGTCCCCGCGTGCTCTCCGGAATCCAGCCCACCGCAGGCTCGTTCCACCTCGGCAACTACCTCGGCGCCGTCCGCCAGTGGGTCGCCCTGCAGGAGACCCACGACGCCTTCTACATGGTCGTCGACCTGCACGCGATCACGGTTCCCCAGGACCCCGCGGAGCTGCGTGCGAACACCCGGCTCGCCGCCGCCCAGCTGCTCGCGGCGGGTCTCGACCCGGAGCGCTGCACCCTCTTCGTCCAGAGCCACGTCCCCGAGCACGCCCAGCTCGGCTGGGTCATGAACTGCCTCACCGGCTTCGGCGAGGCCTCCCGCATGACCCAGTTCAAGGACAAGTCCGCGAAGCAGGGCGCCGACCGCGCCACCGTCGGCCTCTTCACGTACCCGATCCTCCAGGTCGCGGACATCCTGCTCTACCAGGCCAACCAGGTCCCGGTCGGCGAGGACCAGCGCCAGCACATCGAGCTGACCCGCGACCTCGCGGAGCGCTTCAACGGCCGCTTCGGCGAGACGTTCACGATCCCGGCGCCGTACATCCTCAAGGAGACGGCGAAGATCTACGACCTCCAGGACCCGTCGATCAAGATGAGCAAGTCGGCGTCCACGCCGAAGGGTCTGATCAACCTCCTGGACGACCCGAAGGTCACCGCGAAGAAGGTCAAGAGCGCGGTCACCGACACCGAGACGGTGATCCGTTTCGACCCGGAGAACAAGGCCGGCGTCTCCAACCTCCTCAGCATCCTGTCCACCCTCACCGGGACGAGCGTCGCCGATCTGGAGACGAGCTACGAGGGCAAGATGTACGGCGCGCTGAAGACGGATCTCGCCGAGGTCATGGTGGACTTCGTCACGCCGTTCCGGACCCGCACCCAGGAATACCTGGACGACCCGGAGACGCTGGACTCCGTTCTGGCCAAGGGAGCGGAGAAGGCTCGGGCCGTCGCCGCCGAGACGCTGGCGCAGACGTACGAGCGCATGGGCTTCCTGCCCGCCAAGCACTGA
- a CDS encoding RNA polymerase sigma factor — MRTREGGLVDDEAVVIARVRAGEPEAYAELVRAYTAVALRAAVACGAGAEAEDVVQQAFFKAYRSLGRFREGSAFRPWLLRIVVNETRNTVRSAGRQRAVADREADLLGGEPRIPDSADPAVAAEERERSRRLLDALDRLTDDHRQVVIHRYLLELDETETAQALGWPKGTVKSRLSRALKKLGLVLEEGLRDGSEGGGERG, encoded by the coding sequence GTGAGGACGCGGGAGGGGGGCCTGGTCGACGACGAGGCCGTGGTGATCGCACGGGTGCGCGCCGGGGAGCCGGAGGCGTACGCGGAGCTGGTCCGCGCGTACACGGCGGTCGCGCTGAGGGCGGCGGTGGCGTGCGGCGCGGGTGCGGAGGCCGAGGACGTGGTGCAGCAGGCGTTCTTCAAGGCGTACCGCTCGCTGGGGCGCTTCCGGGAGGGCTCGGCGTTCCGGCCGTGGCTGCTGCGGATCGTCGTCAATGAGACCAGGAACACAGTGCGGTCGGCGGGTCGGCAGCGGGCCGTCGCCGACCGGGAGGCGGACCTGCTCGGGGGTGAGCCGCGGATACCGGATTCGGCGGATCCGGCGGTCGCGGCCGAGGAGCGGGAGCGGAGCAGACGGCTCCTCGACGCGCTCGATCGACTCACCGACGACCACCGGCAGGTGGTGATCCACCGGTATCTGCTGGAGCTGGACGAGACGGAGACGGCCCAGGCCCTCGGGTGGCCGAAGGGGACGGTGAAGTCCCGGCTGAGCCGGGCGCTGAAGAAGCTGGGCCTGGTGCTGGAGGAAGGCCTGAGGGACGGATCGGAGGGAGGTGGGGAGCGTGGCTGA